ACTATTTTCTTCTATTGAATATTGATTGTTATTATTATTAATTTGTTGTTCAAGAGCATTAATTTGTTTATCATAATCTGTTATATTATTTTGCTTACTCTCAAATTCTTTACGAAAATCAGCTATATTATCAAAAGTGGTAGTAGACTCGAAATCATTAATTAAAATGTCGTTTTGCTTAATAGCGGATTGTTGCGTTTTAATATCAATTTCCAACTTATGAATATAGTCCACTAATTGTTGGTGTTGTTCTTTCAATTTATTTACTTTATCTATTTGGTTTTTCAATTCTTTTCTTGTCTGATGTTGTTCATTTAATTGCACTTCAATTTGAGAAATATCTTCCACTTTTATATCTTGGTTATCAAAACTTTGTTGTTGTTCATTTAATTGCTCTAAAACTGTTTCAAGTTGAACTTGTTGTGTTTTAAAGTGTTGTATTTTTTCATCTAATTTAGTTAACTGTTGTTGTTTCTCTAGTATAGCGTCAAAATTAATATGCTGTTGTAGATTATCTACTTCATGTCCACAAATAGGGCAAGTATCTCCTATTGCTAAAACAGATTGTATTTGCGCAATCATTTCTTCTTTATTGTTTAATTGCAATTGTCCTTGATCAATATTTTCATATTCAGCTGTTAACTTCGCTAATTGATCTTTAGCTTGTCCCAACGTCTCACTATTTGAAGCAATTTTAGAAGTTAAATGATCATATTTATTTTTGTTTTCTTGCTTAACTTTGTTTTCTTTTACTAGATTATCCAACTTATAAATCTCACTATCTATAGCTTCTAAATTTTCATAACTCGGTTTATCATCTGCTAATTGCTCTTTCAAATCAGTTTGTTTCGAACGTTCTGTTTCTAAAAGTTCAGTCGCTTTTTCAAGCTGTTTTTTTAATTTTGAATTATCATCATAAGCTTGTTTATATTTAGTTAAATTTTGGTAAAAAGAGTTGGTGTTTTCAACAAACTTACGTTCTGTCTCAATAGTATCTTCTGATTGTTGTATATGTACTAACTGTTCTTTTAAAACAGTATTCTTTTGTGTTAATTCATCCTTTTTTGAAGTTACTTGAGTAATTTTCTTATCATTGCTTTGTTGTTTGGAAATCAATGATTTCTGATTATCTATAAATGTAGCTAAAGTTTTAACTTCGTTTATTTCATTTAAAGTGTTACGTAATTCATTGATACGTTCATCTTCTTGAGCCAAAGATTTTAATATATTACGTTGTTCTGCTAATTTTTTTAGATTTTCTTGTAATTGTTCATTTTGATCTACATCCTGTTGTGTGTGCTGAACTTTGTTAGCTATAACCTGTTGTTGTTCTGCTAATTTATGATGCAATTCATCGCCTATCTTTTCAAACTCAGGCAACACTTCAATTAGTTTATCTGTTTGTCTTACATTCATTTCTTTTATTTCCATAAGATGATTGTCATCATAACTGTTTAAATCTAACCAGTAATTATCTAGTTGAGCATAATTTTTTTCGATATTTGTTCTAATTTCTTTAACATCATCAGCGAGCAGTTTTTGAATTTCTTCAAATCTCTCGCTATCAAATAAAGTTCTTAAAATTTCTTGCTTGTCTTTACTGTTTGAT
The Staphylococcus kloosii genome window above contains:
- the sbcC gene encoding exonuclease subunit SbcC, whose protein sequence is MRPIALKLKNFGPFLDEYIDFTRVENNELFLISGKTGSGKTMIFDAIVYALFGEASTKDRKEGDLRSHFADNKQPMSVEFEFRLGNEHFYVARKGSYLKEGNTTKTHGSLEICELINGDYELRESKINAGNQLLKSLLGVNAEQFRQLFILPQGEFKRFLLSNSKDKQEILRTLFDSERFEEIQKLLADDVKEIRTNIEKNYAQLDNYWLDLNSYDDNHLMEIKEMNVRQTDKLIEVLPEFEKIGDELHHKLAEQQQVIANKVQHTQQDVDQNEQLQENLKKLAEQRNILKSLAQEDERINELRNTLNEINEVKTLATFIDNQKSLISKQQSNDKKITQVTSKKDELTQKNTVLKEQLVHIQQSEDTIETERKFVENTNSFYQNLTKYKQAYDDNSKLKKQLEKATELLETERSKQTDLKEQLADDKPSYENLEAIDSEIYKLDNLVKENKVKQENKNKYDHLTSKIASNSETLGQAKDQLAKLTAEYENIDQGQLQLNNKEEMIAQIQSVLAIGDTCPICGHEVDNLQQHINFDAILEKQQQLTKLDEKIQHFKTQQVQLETVLEQLNEQQQSFDNQDIKVEDISQIEVQLNEQHQTRKELKNQIDKVNKLKEQHQQLVDYIHKLEIDIKTQQSAIKQNDILINDFESTTTFDNIADFRKEFESKQNNITDYDKQINALEQQINNNNNQYSIEENSHQYLTEQASELDKELADLELKIKNEMSRIGFNSMEQVEQAIAKVDTKAEIEQQVQNHDKNKQAAETLFKELESTTRDKELKDLDALKTQLAQQQDELNEITTEVNQHSYKVKVNKQKIADIKSIVDTLNNELKTQQEVFQLAEVVSGKNPQKLTLENFVLIYYLERILAQANQRLAMMTSQRYQLKRRTQVSQGYSGLEIDVYDAYANQARHISSLSGGESFQASLALALGLSEVVQQEAGGIVLESMFIDEGFGTLDQETLETALDTLLGLKSSGRMVGIISHVSELKQRIPLILEVKTDQYQSYTQFKQQ